In a single window of the Raphanus sativus cultivar WK10039 chromosome 9, ASM80110v3, whole genome shotgun sequence genome:
- the LOC108828396 gene encoding uncharacterized protein LOC108828396 produces the protein MLRHLGWLFGLRRRSRQAKRLDAKPCIDHRVKRVLMVDTVQEVAIYIHRFHNLDLFQQGWYQIKITMRWEDGDNVTRGIPSRVVQYEALESGSNGVWRIDDKDNSFFTQPFQIKYARQDVRLCMMISFTLPLQRYDGSATSAAILKFELMYAPSMDNSSTKQLEALPAAVHEFRIPPKALTGLHSYCPVHFDTLHAVLIDVSVHISVLKSAAYRRPSTLSRVVSNSKNVSGSSAQSFKKALGLLASADKKMVSFVKALLGARDILLEEMKRLSEAIGKSIDMSDFVSDMNNVIAVAGSGQGKEQNSPFEKLHTTFDLASDDWLHELSKDHLTRLFHLLGTQLHYLWNTFLGFHRDNNTKILEYLRDVWRKDRRAEWSIWMVYSKVEMPHHFINSGMSDIINHSAHKRASSVLKLTDPAQLAANRAELHRRSIAQMRINNRSIQDMQILGDPMRVPIIIIERVLNAPRRTLSDNSYLRHVDMLDSGLLNAVNDEGEKTKATSSQKSARELKIVVFVHGFQGHHLDLRLVRNQWLMIDPKTEFLMSEANEEKTHGDFREMGQRLAQEVVSFLKRKKDRYARQGHLKSIKLSFVGHSIGNVIIRTAIADGLMEPFRKYLHTYLSLSGPHLGYLYSTNSLFNSGLWLLKKLKSTQVIHQLTLTDDPDLRQTFFYKLCKQKTLEHFKNIILLSSPQDGYVPYHSARIESCQPASFDSTKRGIAFLEMLNNCMDQLRGPAPEAPHQQRIFMRCDVNFDMSVHGRNLNSFIGRAAHIEFLESDIFARFIMWSFQDLFR, from the exons ATGTTACGCCATCTCGGATGGCTATTTGGattgagaagaagaagtagGCAAGCAAAGAGGCTTGACGCTAAACCTTGCATAGATCATAGGGTTAAGCGAGTACTAATGGTTGACACGGTTCAAGAAGTTGCCATTTATATCCACAGGTTCCATAACCTTGATCTTTTCCAACAAGG ATGGTATCAAATAAAAATCACCATGAGATGGGAGGACGGTGATAACGTGACTCGTGGTATTCCTTCAAGAGTCGTTCAGTATGAAG CTCTCGAATCAGGCTCTAATGGAGTGTGGAGGATAGATGATAAAGACAATAGTTTCTTCACACAGCCTTTCCAAATCAAATACGCAAGGCAGGACGTTCGTCTCTGTATGATGATCTCATTCACTTTGCCACTTCAAAGATACGAC GGGTCGGCTACATCGGCTGCTATATTGAAATTTGAGCTCATGTATGCTCCTTCTATGGATAATTCATCGACGAAGCAATTAGAAGCTCTGCCTGCTGCGGTTCATGAGTTTCGTATTCCACCTAAGGCTCTTACAGGGTTGCATTCGTATTGTCCTGTGCATTTTGATACGCTCCATGCGGTTCTTATCGATGTGAGTGTCCACATCAGTGTGTTGAAATCTGCTGCTTATAGACGACCTTCAACTCTATCGAG AGTGGTAAGTAACAGTAAAAATGTCAGTGGCAGCAGTGCTCAATCTTTCAAGAAA GCACTTGGTCTGCTTGCTTCTGCCGACAAGAAAATGGTGTCATTCGTTAAAGCATTACTAGGAGCACGCGACATTCTACTGGAGGAGATGAAAAGACTTAGCGAGGCAATTGGAAAATCAATTGATATGTCTGACTTTGTATCAGATATGAACAATGTTATAGCAGTTGCCGGTTCAGGACAAGGCAAGGAACAAAACAGTCCTTTTGAG AAGTTGCATACTACATTTGATCTAGCAAGTGATGACTGGCTTCATGAGCTCTCCAAGGATCATCTAACTCGTTTATTCCACTTACTTGGCACCCAGCTTCATTATCTCTGGAACACGTTTCTTGGATTTCACCG GGATAATAACACAAAAATACTTGAATATCTTCGTGATGTTTGGAGGAAAGATCGTAGAGCCGAATGGTCGATATGGATGGTGTACTCTAAGGTTGAAATGCCACATCATTTTATAAACAGTGGAATGAGTGATATCATAAACCACAGTGCACACAAACGAGCCTCTAGTGTGTTGAAGTTGACTGAT CCTGCACAACTTGCAGCTAACCGTGCTGAACTCCACCGTCGAAGCATCGCGCAAATGCGG ATTAACAATCGGTCAATACAAGACATGCAAATACTTGGAGATCCTATGAGAGTTCCTATTATTATAATCGAACGTGTCTTGAATGCACCAAGACGCACTTTAAGTGATAACTCTTACTTGAGACATGTGGATATGCTCGATTCCGGTTTGCTTAATGCGGTCAATGATGAAGGGGAGAAAACAAAAGCTACTAGCTCCCAGAAAAGTGCTCGTGAGCTAAAGATAGTTGTTTTTGTTCATGGTTTCCAG GGGCATCACTTGGACTTGAGGCTTGTCCGGAACCAGTGGCTTATGATAGATCCGAAGACAGAGTTTCTCATGTCCGAGGCAAATGAGGAGAAAACACATGGCGATTTCAGGGAAATGGGACAAAGGCTGGCACAAGAAGTAGTTTCTTTTCTCAAGAGGAAGAAGGATAGGTATGCGAGACAAGGGCATTTGAAAAGCATCAAGTTGAGTTTTGTTGGGCATTCTATTGGTAACGTCATCATCAGAACAGCAATTGCTG ATGGTTTGATGGAACCGTTCAGGAAGTATCTACATACATATCTATCGCTTTCGGGTCCTCACTTGGGTTATCTGTACAGTACAAACTCTTTGTTTAACTCAGGACTTTGGCTCTTAAAGAAGTTGAAGAGTACACAGGTTATTCATCAGCTCACACTCACTGATGATCCTGATCTCCGGCAGACTTTCTTTTACAAACTCTGCAAG CAAAAGACGTTggaacatttcaaaaatataattctccTGTCCTCACCCCAG GATGGTTATGTTCCATATCACTCAGCAAGAATTGAATCGTGCCAACCAGCTTCATTCGACAGTACAAAAAGGGGAATCGCATTCTTGGAAATGCTGAATAATTGTATGGACCAATTACGTGGACCAGCCCCTGAAGCGCCGCATCAGCAAAGGATTTTCATGCGCTGCGATGTTAACTTCGACATGTCTGTGCATGGACGTAACCTGAACTCGTTCATTGGACGTGCTGCTCACATAGAGTTCTTGGAGTCTGACATCTTTGCAAGATTCATAATGTGGTCATTTCAAGATCTGTTCCGCTGA